A section of the Fibrobacter sp. UWR4 genome encodes:
- the ribF gene encoding riboflavin biosynthesis protein RibF, whose amino-acid sequence MTVKRAVTMGNFDGCHLGHQALFRSLKAVAEVNDLRPTVISFEPHSNYILRGPGNPLLLTTTEEKRDFITSLGLDFVVLPFTQEMMHQPFDEFIRKELIEKLDVCSMFFGHDHCFGAGGKGNYETITAAFPELSTQMLSIVLHKGERVSSSAVRTALENGDVERAQTYLGRPYRLTGTVVEGKRLGRTLGFPTANLKVEQYKFLPKGGVYVANARLADGRIYRSVLNIGIQPSTPGTHHMAIEAFLLDFSEDIYGKHLELDLMGYLRPEKKFASLDDLIRQIGMDADTARNYNGNHWAE is encoded by the coding sequence ATGACTGTAAAGCGTGCTGTTACCATGGGAAATTTTGATGGCTGTCATTTAGGCCATCAGGCTCTTTTCCGTTCCCTGAAGGCGGTGGCTGAAGTGAATGACTTGCGCCCTACGGTGATCAGCTTTGAACCTCATTCTAACTACATTCTCCGCGGTCCGGGCAATCCCTTGCTCTTGACCACTACGGAAGAAAAGCGCGATTTTATTACCAGCTTAGGTCTGGATTTTGTGGTCCTTCCTTTTACCCAGGAAATGATGCACCAGCCTTTCGACGAATTTATCCGTAAGGAACTGATTGAAAAGCTGGATGTATGCTCCATGTTCTTTGGCCATGACCATTGCTTTGGGGCTGGAGGTAAGGGTAATTACGAGACGATTACCGCAGCATTCCCGGAACTTTCCACTCAGATGCTTTCCATTGTCCTTCATAAGGGAGAACGTGTCAGCTCTTCTGCTGTTCGTACAGCCCTTGAAAACGGGGATGTGGAACGCGCCCAGACTTATCTGGGACGTCCTTATCGCTTGACGGGAACGGTGGTGGAAGGAAAACGCCTGGGAAGGACTTTGGGTTTCCCCACGGCAAACCTGAAAGTGGAACAGTACAAGTTCCTGCCGAAGGGTGGTGTGTATGTGGCCAATGCCCGCTTGGCTGATGGCAGGATTTACCGTTCTGTCCTGAATATAGGCATTCAGCCTTCTACTCCTGGCACGCATCACATGGCTATTGAAGCTTTTTTACTAGACTTTAGCGAAGATATTTACGGCAAGCATCTGGAACTGGACCTGATGGGGTACTTGAGGCCGGAAAAGAAATTTGCATCCTTGGACGATTTGATTCGACAAATCGGAATGGATGCGGATACTGCCCGAAATTACAATGGTAATCATTGGGCTGAATAA
- the truB gene encoding tRNA pseudouridine(55) synthase TruB produces MSNSGFVLLDKIAGETSFKALFPLKRVFSTKRVGHAGTLDLRASGLIIAATGRVTRLLPFVEAKDKCYSFRLHLGYQTDTLEWDGEVVEQDDRAGLTDGAGTSAVQITREAMEAVLPQFTGDIEQIPPKYCAVKINGVRASDLMERGRDIELKPRKINISSLKVLEAVANDATEGCSGKCIATFDLICECSKGTYIRALGRDIARALGTVGCVSGIRRHRIGEVTLDKAVRGEDLTREHLLPVDKVLDFPVVRLDDTQVAVIRQGNYLPWKTPIEGVDKDGNVFVANLQGEVLSFCHYEPGRIRPKIYLAEDE; encoded by the coding sequence TTGTCCAATTCTGGCTTTGTCCTGTTAGACAAGATTGCTGGTGAAACTTCTTTTAAGGCCCTTTTCCCTCTGAAAAGGGTCTTTTCTACGAAGCGTGTTGGCCATGCAGGTACGCTGGATTTGCGTGCCTCCGGCTTGATTATTGCCGCTACTGGTCGCGTTACCCGGTTGTTGCCCTTTGTGGAAGCGAAGGACAAGTGCTACAGCTTTAGACTACATCTGGGTTACCAGACTGATACCCTGGAATGGGACGGCGAAGTGGTGGAACAGGATGATCGTGCAGGCTTGACTGATGGTGCCGGCACCTCCGCTGTTCAGATTACCCGCGAGGCTATGGAGGCCGTGCTGCCCCAGTTCACCGGTGATATTGAACAGATTCCGCCTAAGTATTGTGCCGTCAAGATTAATGGTGTCCGAGCCAGCGATTTGATGGAACGTGGTCGTGACATTGAATTGAAACCTCGTAAGATCAACATCAGTTCCCTGAAAGTTTTGGAAGCGGTGGCGAATGATGCTACGGAAGGCTGTTCCGGCAAGTGCATTGCCACCTTTGACCTGATTTGTGAATGCTCCAAGGGTACTTACATTCGTGCTCTCGGTCGCGATATAGCTCGTGCCCTTGGCACGGTGGGCTGCGTTTCCGGAATTCGCCGTCATCGTATTGGTGAAGTGACCTTGGATAAGGCTGTCCGTGGTGAGGATCTGACTCGCGAACATTTGCTGCCTGTAGACAAGGTCCTGGATTTTCCTGTAGTTCGTCTGGATGATACTCAGGTGGCTGTTATCCGTCAGGGAAATTATCTGCCTTGGAAAACTCCTATTGAAGGCGTCGATAAGGACGGCAATGTCTTTGTGGCAAACCTTCAGGGCGAAGTACTGAGTTTCTGCCATTATGAACCGGGTCGAATCAGACCTAAGATTTACCTGGCTGAGGATGAATAG
- the rbfA gene encoding 30S ribosome-binding factor RbfA: MSRRTDRLDEQFREEISKLLQKGLKDPRVSSLSSITRVEITDDLSYAKIMVSVMGTDKEKRDSLIGLKNSAGFIRTVLGKALKIRKIPELNFVLDENLEHAMHIESILADLKQKGEL; this comes from the coding sequence ATGAGTCGTAGAACCGACAGACTGGATGAACAGTTCCGCGAGGAAATCTCCAAGCTCTTGCAGAAGGGCTTGAAGGATCCTCGAGTCAGTTCTCTTTCCAGCATTACCCGAGTGGAAATCACCGATGACCTGAGCTATGCGAAGATCATGGTTTCCGTCATGGGTACAGACAAGGAAAAACGTGATTCTCTCATTGGTCTCAAGAATTCTGCCGGATTTATCCGCACAGTTCTTGGCAAGGCCCTGAAGATCCGCAAAATTCCTGAACTGAATTTTGTGTTGGATGAAAACCTGGAACATGCAATGCATATCGAAAGCATTCTTGCGGACCTAAAGCAGAAAGGGGAACTTTAA
- the infB gene encoding translation initiation factor IF-2 → MAIDNQIKPTDWAESHGVKVDLVMKLLRDAGVTVRTHMSKVDAADYAKIEAAAEAERAKAEARNKNLKKASSSDAPAATATKAKAAPATGGRTLKATLIKGATVTVKKGAAAKAAAAKAEIPAVAEKPAAAKVEAPAAPKAEVVKPAAVKVEAPKAETPAAAKPAPAKVEAPAAPKAEVVKPAPAKVEAPKAEVPAAKAAAPKVEAPKVETAPAKVEAPKAEAPVAAKPAAPAEAAPAMVTPGMELKQPPMKAQVFKPDAAILARIEKSRQMAQQNRGPHRGPGGPRGNGNAQGYTGTFGRLNNNNGQDNRNGGNRRPGQGGPGGDRNNNNGGRTFTGRTGGFTGSSMQDAFNASNNNQGFGGQGGFGGQNGKGNGKGGQQNGRHGQNDKNRRNNGKDRDQQREQQQEAVRQNVSRVMADLSKKPVKKVYRKEKSEGETGDEKKILKTSDFITVGELAGLMEQMPARVIAKCMEMGMMVTINARLDFETIQLLADEFGFEAQLMEEYEEEALGVEEEQEENLQPRHPVVTVMGHVDHGKTSLLDWIRKTHVVAGESGGITQHIGAYEVTTSQGKVTFLDTPGHEAFSAMRARGSQVTDVIVLVVAADSMVMPQTVESIELAKREKVPMVVAITKIDLPTANPDKIRAQLAERGVEVEQWGGSTSCIEVSARTGQGMEELLETLALEAEVLELKANPDAHARGAVVESKLDVGKGSMATILVQNGTLHVGDPFVCGIYAGRVRAMFNERGEQLKEVPPSAPCQVLGFDGTPQAGDDLIVVDDEKAAREIASKRRMAARERDLRARSTISLENMYNEQKEGKLSELNLIVKADVGGSAEALAASLEKLSNKEVKVSIIRKGVGTITESDILLATTAKAIIISFHLMPSLSVREMAQKEGIEIRNYRVIYDCIEDITNAVEGLLKPTLREELSGEAEIRQVFKVPKVGLIAGCMVTDGSVDRESHVRVYRNGVELGTTVVQSLKRMKDDVKSVARGFECGIGLKGYDDIREGDSLIFFKEVSVARTLKDVAREEAEEKAKKQAEGENA, encoded by the coding sequence GTCAAGAAGGGCGCCGCCGCGAAGGCTGCTGCAGCCAAGGCTGAAATTCCTGCCGTTGCCGAAAAGCCGGCTGCCGCAAAGGTCGAGGCTCCTGCAGCACCGAAGGCTGAAGTCGTTAAGCCGGCTGCCGTTAAGGTCGAAGCTCCTAAGGCAGAAACTCCGGCTGCAGCAAAGCCTGCTCCCGCTAAGGTTGAAGCTCCTGCAGCACCGAAGGCTGAAGTCGTTAAGCCGGCTCCTGCTAAGGTTGAAGCCCCTAAGGCTGAAGTTCCTGCAGCAAAGGCTGCTGCCCCCAAGGTCGAGGCTCCCAAGGTAGAAACCGCACCTGCAAAGGTCGAGGCTCCTAAGGCTGAAGCACCCGTCGCAGCAAAGCCCGCTGCTCCTGCAGAAGCAGCTCCTGCCATGGTTACTCCGGGCATGGAACTGAAACAGCCTCCCATGAAGGCTCAGGTCTTCAAGCCGGATGCAGCAATCCTTGCTCGAATCGAAAAGTCTCGTCAGATGGCTCAGCAGAACCGTGGCCCTCATCGTGGTCCCGGTGGCCCTCGCGGCAATGGTAACGCCCAGGGCTATACAGGCACTTTTGGCCGTCTGAACAATAACAACGGTCAGGATAACCGCAATGGCGGTAACCGCCGTCCGGGGCAGGGTGGTCCGGGTGGTGACCGTAACAACAATAATGGTGGTCGTACCTTTACCGGTCGCACTGGTGGCTTCACCGGTTCCTCCATGCAGGATGCTTTCAACGCCAGCAACAACAACCAGGGCTTTGGTGGCCAGGGTGGTTTCGGCGGCCAGAATGGCAAGGGTAATGGCAAGGGGGGCCAGCAGAATGGTCGTCATGGCCAGAACGATAAGAACCGTCGTAACAACGGTAAGGATCGTGACCAGCAGAGAGAACAGCAGCAGGAAGCCGTTCGCCAGAACGTTTCCCGTGTGATGGCTGACCTTTCCAAGAAACCCGTCAAGAAGGTTTACCGTAAGGAAAAGTCTGAAGGTGAAACCGGTGACGAAAAGAAGATCTTGAAGACTTCTGACTTCATCACTGTCGGCGAACTTGCCGGCCTGATGGAACAGATGCCTGCACGCGTTATCGCCAAGTGCATGGAAATGGGCATGATGGTGACCATCAATGCTCGCCTTGATTTTGAAACCATCCAGCTCCTGGCCGATGAATTTGGCTTTGAAGCCCAGCTGATGGAAGAATATGAAGAAGAAGCTCTCGGTGTCGAAGAGGAACAGGAAGAAAACCTCCAGCCTCGTCATCCGGTGGTTACCGTGATGGGTCACGTTGACCACGGTAAGACTTCTCTCCTTGACTGGATTCGTAAGACTCATGTGGTCGCAGGCGAATCCGGCGGTATTACTCAGCATATTGGTGCATACGAAGTTACTACCAGTCAGGGCAAGGTTACCTTCCTGGATACTCCGGGTCACGAAGCATTCTCCGCAATGCGTGCCCGCGGTTCCCAGGTGACCGACGTTATCGTTCTGGTGGTGGCTGCAGACTCCATGGTCATGCCCCAGACTGTTGAATCCATCGAACTTGCCAAGCGCGAAAAGGTTCCGATGGTTGTTGCTATTACCAAGATTGACCTCCCGACCGCTAATCCGGACAAGATCCGTGCCCAGCTCGCCGAACGCGGCGTTGAAGTGGAACAGTGGGGCGGTTCTACCAGCTGTATCGAAGTTTCTGCCCGTACCGGTCAGGGTATGGAAGAACTTCTTGAAACCTTGGCTCTGGAAGCCGAAGTGCTGGAACTGAAGGCCAATCCGGATGCACACGCCCGTGGTGCTGTCGTTGAATCCAAGCTGGACGTTGGTAAGGGTTCCATGGCTACCATTCTCGTGCAGAACGGTACTCTCCATGTGGGTGACCCGTTCGTCTGCGGTATCTACGCAGGTCGTGTCCGTGCAATGTTTAACGAACGTGGTGAACAGTTGAAGGAAGTTCCTCCTTCCGCTCCTTGCCAGGTTCTCGGTTTTGACGGTACTCCTCAGGCCGGTGATGACCTTATCGTTGTGGACGACGAAAAGGCCGCACGTGAAATCGCTTCCAAGCGCCGTATGGCTGCCCGTGAACGCGACCTCCGTGCTCGTAGCACCATCTCCCTGGAAAACATGTACAACGAACAGAAGGAAGGCAAGCTTTCCGAACTCAACCTTATCGTCAAGGCCGACGTGGGTGGTTCTGCAGAAGCTCTGGCTGCCTCTCTGGAAAAGCTTTCCAACAAGGAAGTCAAGGTCAGCATCATCCGCAAGGGTGTGGGTACCATTACCGAATCCGATATTCTCTTGGCAACTACCGCTAAGGCTATCATTATCTCCTTCCACCTCATGCCGTCTCTCTCCGTACGTGAAATGGCTCAGAAGGAAGGTATCGAAATTCGTAACTACCGTGTGATTTACGACTGCATCGAAGATATCACCAACGCTGTGGAAGGCCTCCTGAAGCCCACGCTGCGTGAAGAGCTCAGTGGTGAAGCAGAAATCCGTCAGGTCTTCAAGGTTCCCAAGGTCGGTCTCATCGCTGGCTGTATGGTTACCGACGGTTCCGTGGACCGCGAAAGCCATGTCCGCGTGTACCGCAATGGCGTAGAACTGGGTACTACTGTTGTCCAGTCTCTGAAGCGTATGAAGGACGACGTCAAGTCTGTTGCTCGTGGCTTTGAATGCGGTATCGGCCTTAAGGGTTATGACGATATTCGTGAAGGCGATAGCCTGATCTTCTTCAAGGAAGTCTCTGTGGCTCGTACCTTGAAGGATGTTGCCCGCGAAGAAGCCGAAGAAAAGGCTAAGAAGCAGGCTGAAGGGGAAAATGCCTAA